Within the Syngnathus scovelli strain Florida chromosome 6, RoL_Ssco_1.2, whole genome shotgun sequence genome, the region TGCAAGTTCAATGTGACAAGATTTACTCCGTCAAACATGCAACTCTTTTTGTCGGTAGACAAGACAGTAAGTAAAACTAGTGAAACACGGGTTGCAGAAAGTAAAATGAAAATTCAAATGTACCCAATCCCATGCAAGTAACTTCAGCATTACACATTTGCAACTTTATCCCACAATTAGAATATAATTCCCGAAAAGCTCCTGAGTTAGAGAATGTGTGACTCAGAAAGTGTGCATCCTTGCCTGTGTGTACTGCTTCAAGCCCGTCACTGCCCGCGATTGCAAAGACCCTGGGGCTGCTGTGTAAGGATTTCCCCCGAGTTATGGCCCATTAGATCTCACTCAGTAGAGTGGTGTTATTGCATGTCCTGTTAATTCCTGTCTGTCCCTCCTACAGCATGTGCGCACATGGAATCAAGTTCACAGAACAATAACAACTATTGATTAAGGAACAAAAGACTTGGAAATAAAGTTAGTGAGACCTTTAATGTGAAGGCCTTGATGGACTAACACAACAGCTCAAAGCAAATTAGTTCAGCTCTGCTACAGCAAGAGtcaagcaaattttttttaagaatttacTATTTAGAGATGTTTAAGTAAAtaatgcacaaaaaaaacaacttgagaCATGGGGCTCTGTATTCGTAGACAGCACAGATGCGCTTGAGCGTACAAAGTAGTACATCTTGATTTTCGTGCAGCTGCAAGCTTCATTTAGCATGTTTGGGAATTTGGCAAATGGCTCTCCACCATGGTGGGCATCTCGGCATTTAAGGTCATTTCCTTTCAATATGCAAAGTAACCCCCTCAATACTCCATACAGTTGGATAATGGCTTGCAGCTGATCATTGCCAGTGTGATTCCTTTTTTCACCTTTGTTACGATTGGATACCATCGCAGAGGGACTtgacaataaaaaatatatatatatactgtactaAAACTAGCAAGTTCAGCACATGTATGCAGACTTGCTCCAGTAAAAAACAACCATAAGCTAATGTGCATGCTTTCCATTGCTTCGCGTTGATGGTACTAGTGAAACAGCCAACATGGCTGACACCGAGGTCCATGCATTGGCTTTGAATGGCAGCATGTTACATTATGAGCATGTTTGCAGCTTTGTTGACATGTCAGAATGATGGCATACACACACCAAATATAGTAGTTCCGGTGGCAGAAAAAgaaatcatttatttatgtttgtttatttatttattgtattttatttgcgGTACCCAAATTACAATACGCCGTCCAAAATTCCTTGTACGCTTGAGACGACAATTGAAAAGTGCTGGTACTCTGTACCAATGAGTACTGGCCCAATTAAAGCACTGTCCCCAAAGAAAACTAAAACCGTTGCCACTGTTGTAATTCTAATGGTTATCCAATTAATCTGTAGCAACATTAAGAATCAGAAATCAAATAGTGGTCTGAAAATAAAAGACAACATAACGTTGTTTTAAAGCTTCATGTGACATTTTCCACAAGATGTTTAAGTCCAAGCAAGTCTGCCCACACTAAAAAGGCCCATTACCGCTGCCAGAATAAAGCtgggtggttaaaaaaaaaaaaaaacaaaacattatttgTGTGGTGCTCATTTCTGAGCCTGGATATCATGTATGACAAAACATTGCCTCTGACATGACCAATATCCAAAGAGGTGTCATGGTCCTGAGCCTTGCTGGGACTGCAAGAAATATTTCAGCATATCAAATAATTTCCTGTTCTGACAAGGTACCGCCACCGTAGAAGGGGAAACCCTACACCCACCTGCAACTGAGTCAGACATTGAGCCTTTGACATCTTGATGCAActgcatgcatgcgtgtgcatgagcgtgtgtgtgtgagagagcgagagagagagagagcgcaagagagcaagagagagaaagTGTGTAGGAGGCTCACCATATGCTAGATGAGCCACTTCAAAACAGATGCAGCAGTTGGGAACAGACAAGGCAGATATAAAGTTTTTGTTGAGGCTTGTTCATTACATAGGAactaccctccccccccccccaaacacacacacacactttccatAAAAGGAAtcactatataaataaagatgtcTTGTACTTCCATAAATGAATCCTTCCATGCAAATATGCAGCATGAAGTAATGTTCCACCAATAATTACAGGGAATTGCTCTATCTTATAGGACCGACTTTCTAATTTTATGGCACACTGGAACAGGCTGCCCTTGACATTCCCAATCAGTCGTTTAAGAAGCCTAAATGTTGAATCAGAAATCTGAAATTTAGAAATAGGTTACAATTCATTGGACGTTGTCATTTCcaaggaatgttgcagaatagaTCATTTGAAAACACTTGCAAGATGTATTGATATAAAGTATTGCTtgctgatattttttttccgtcTTTCCTACCTTGTCATTGTTTTGTTGACAATTAATGTGTGAAAACATTAACACAATCAAGGtaatttaaagaaatgtgttattTACTCATGCAACCACTGAGCAAGCACGTCACAAGTCACAGCACAGATGAGCTTACTCGTCAGATCAAGACTAAATATATGTAAATTTGTACCTACAAAGAGAGAAAGAACATTTTTTTGAGGACAAACATCACATTCTAGACAGAAAAGATGGTTTCAGAGACAGGTGAGAGAGGCCATCTACACTACGTTATGGTTGAGAAAGCATCTATAAACAGGAGGGGGCTTACAACATCACCTATCTCCCACATACAATGCCATCCTTTCAGCCCTTTCAGAGAGACTCAATAATTTAGCCTCTTACACATGACAAGCAACACCGTGACTTGTGGCCTTCAGGTGCCTCCACAGTCATTGTTACAACTGAATAGAATATTAATCAGGGTAAGGTGATTCAATGGTACTGAACTATCACCATCCACAGAGACAAATTTACCAAAACTTCTCTCACATCGGTATGTATACTGTCCCTGTCTTGTTCAATTGAACTGCTCCCTTTCATGATTTTGTCTTTGGGGGAGAAGACCAAGAATATTTCAGGAGGAAGGACAGAAGAGAGAGCAGACATATCTGGCCAAAACAATGTCCTCACGGTCCATGACTAAGCCGTGTGTCCTGATCCAGCTGTTGTCAACCAAGCGCTAGACGAAAACACAATTGTCTGGCAGGAATTTCTTCTGCTGAGACAACCAGGATTCTGCGTCTTGGATCTTTGGATGAAGACATATGGTTGCCCAGTTCAATTAACACAAGTAATTTTGATGCATAAAATTAATGCAACTAATAGTTGCTTTATATCGAACACTGGATACATACAACTTAGAGTTGAGTTTCTGCACATATGAGGATTACCTCAAATGTGCAAATACTGGATTTATAGTAGTAATTAATATAATTTGCCATAAAGTTTAAGTCTTAGCCTTGggtaattatattttattaatcaCGTCATGTCACATGATTAATGCAGTCATTTCACTTGCAGATAGAATGGAAAGTCACGGTGACTGAGTCTGTTGTGTTCAATGGAAGTGTGTGGGATAGAAGTCACTTGGACAATGTCACTGTGGTTACGAAATGAAAAATTTTCCCGTTTAAAAATGATGACTCACTGCAGAGGTACCTGgatgtgaacaaaaaaaaaaacaatcagtccAACAACTGCCTTATTGAATTTGTGATAAATGTAGGGGAAACAAGTGGTGATGGAGTGAATCCAACAAAAATATTCATAGCTCTTCTAAACTACactggtaaaaaataaaatggaaaaatcACCTGGATTACTCTTAAGTCACTAGGAAAGGACAAAATATATCACTCAACTTCAATACAGCAGAAAGTATCTCTTGCTCAACTTGATTCCGCCACACACGATCAGACTTCCATTTTTCATGTCAAAATACAGCCAATAAAAATGTTACACAACATGGATAAGTGACATTTTGTAAGGATTTCAACAGTTGGAAGCTCACAGACTATCTGGGATACTACGTCATGTTTAATTGCCTGTTAAAGAACCACAAAACATGCCAGTGTTTCCAGCATGCATTACATCAGCTTTCCAAACTTCTTCCTCATAAGAGTAATACACTGCTAAATACTTGCCACACCTCTTATGCAGCTGGAGACCTGGTGTATGCCAAATGGACTGAATGCACAATGTGACTccatattggcaccaaacaataCGATCATAGTGCCGTGTGATGTTTTTTATGGTAGCCCTGCCTTGGACTTTTTGGGCTAtgtgtgttttaaaaaataaaaataataaaaatgcactCTTGCCAAAGGAGTTCATGGTACTCAGCCCACCACTGCCAAAATTGTACTCCACGGTATAGGAATGTTCCTAAATCTGACGTCTGATTGGGCAATGCAGCTCATGTTAGTGTAGTAATACAGTGTGCGTCACTTCAGTCTTTGTAATTAGCTAGTTTCCCGCAAATGTGACAAGCTTACATTGTAAGAGGGTAAGCATGTGGCATCATGTATCTGGAAGTAGGTGTAAAGGTAATAGAGGAAAATTAGCAGCAGCATGAGCATTCAGCTAGAATCTATTAGCAACAATTAGAACGCTCCGTTAGGCATTTACATTCAAATTGAGATGGCAAAAGAGTAACACCTAGAAAATACATTGCTCGTATTGCGACAAAAAGAAAATCTGGTGACAATTACTTCACTCCTCTCACTGTCATCATGCCAGAACATGCAGAGTGTCATAGCTGTATGACACGCTTTGACACACTGCAGCATATTCTGTCACTCAATCCAAGTGAAGGGCGTGTTCCAGTGGGAGGTTAAAGTCAGAAGAGCCAACATTGTGCAAAAACTGCAAATGAAAGCAAATTTCCATAACTCCTGCATGACTGGACTGAAACAAACCCTCGAACCAAATTGGTGAACAGACTAGTTGGTATAGTAAATTTAGAGAAGCTAAACAAACAAGTGTTGCATCAATACAGTCAGCTTTTCAGACTTTCTCTTTTTACACTCTGTTTATCTCCCTCAGTGAAAAGCCCACTTTTATTCACGCTGCTCTACATAACTGATGATAGCACATCCTGCAGGTCCCCTGGGGTCTTTCATTATGTAAACCTGTTGCAAGAAGAGCTACAGCAGCAGTTTTCCAGCATCCATCAAGCCAAACAACCATGTATTAGAGTGCTCTGTGATGTATCGCCAGTTATGCAGCAGTAAAGTCTGAATGCAATTACTTTTAAACAACAAGAACAGGAAGTGAAACCAGAAAGTAAGTGTGGAAACTACAAAAGGCGTATTGTCAGTGTTAGAAAAAACATGTGGTCATGTACCACTATTGATTTGGGGAAGATTAAAATCCACATGGAGCTGCAGGGCATGACATCTGCAAGAATTGCAAGAGTAATATATGCGAGACAATGAGGCTCTTACACTTTTTAAGAATTTTGAACATTAACAGAACAACTACGGGACTATGCAAAAGTCACTGTTTTTATCACAATGCACCAATGGAATAGTCAGACCTCCAGAATCCTTTTCCATGAACCAGAAGGGATTCTGTCGTGGTAAAATGTCAAATTAGTGTTCAAGTCATTTGAGCACCTCAATACAAACAATTACCCGTttatttagttggtacttttgaaATAACAAGTCAAGCTTGCTGCAGCAACAATTGTTTATCCAATGTATGACGATAACGCGCCACCAACATGGTGAGAAGACCAACTTCCAAATAGAATATTCCCAAATAAAGTAACACATGAACATCAATGCCTTGGTATGCTCGCAATTTTTTCAGTAGGATATCCAAATACCAGGGATTGCACTGTACCTTGGACTACAACATCACCTGAAATCTGTGTAGACCCGGTTAAGATCCACcagcattttatttgatattctaaaatgcgatttatacatTATGTCCTCAGCCTCCCCTGGACCGGTGTATCTTCAAGCCCCCCCTTCCtcaggagagaaaaaaatcctGCCGAATACCAAAAGAAAATCCCGCCAAATACCAAAAGAAAATCCTGCCGAATACCAAATATTCAACAGCGGGagactttttgaaaacaactattcacacacacactcagcgcCTCAGACCCTCATTTAGTGGGACctgaataaagtttttaataagAATATTTAAGCCATTTACTTAACGTCACATCTTTTCTGCTGACGCCACACAATCAAATGACATAAGCCTCCTTGGTCAAATGacataaaatgttttgtttacttTCCTGTAATGGTGTGACGTCACGTTGAAAAGTCCTATACGCACTGTAAAACCCATTCAAATCTGCAAGTGGACTTAGCACCTCAACTCATTGAACCTTTGAGGATTTCACTACACTATCAAACCTTCTCAATCAAACTCAATATGGTTACTCACCACTCGCATTTTTCCCACAGATGAGGTGTTGCCAGTGCTGCAGTGATCCCCACAACTCCGCATCACTGCTGATGGCCTGTTCCAAGCTCTCCACGCTCAACTTGGGGATACTGTTGTCCCGCTCTAGCAGCGCACTGCGGAGCACTCGCTCGTGTATCTGGCGGAAGAGGCTCTCCATGCACGCCGCCAGATAGATGGCCGCGTGCTCGTGGATCCTGGCCGCGATCCTACTATCGACCATCCACCTGAAGAATTTTCCCACGTTAAAGACGAGCCCGCAGCGCACGGACTTGCCGCGGCCGAACTTGTCCTCCTCAGTGCTCATGTTGTACAGGGACAAGGCGCCGAGGGCAGCGCCTATGCAGTTCGTGGAGACAACCCACGACAGGACCATCTTTATGGCACTTTGGATCTCATATTTGGTGCATTTGGCATAGCGCAAACTCAAGCGCTGGGCCTCCTTTGCGACCCTCACTAGGACCCGGCTGACCAGCGCCGAGAGCCGAAGCAGGACGTCCTGCGATGGGGTCTGCACGTTCATTCCCTCGTCCCTCTGCAAGGCTCTCGCCACCTCCCCGAGGCTCCACGGCACATCCTCAAGCTCGGGTAGTTTAGCGCACTGGCCGGTGCACTCCAGGATCTCGGCGTCTTCGACCAGGACCGTGTTGACAGTGTCCAGGCTGTTGTTTCGACTGTGCATGGAGTCCGTTAGTTGCCAGCAGTTCCCCCCATGTGCCTCCGAGCAGCACAGCGACGCACTGGAAGACCTGAAGGAGTCGGCGGCTCCACCATATCCCGAGTCGAGAGTCAAATCCTCCAGGGTCCTCGTTGCTGCAGACTTGCTACTGCTTGCCATAATTGTGCTTCATAGCGAAAAGAAAAAGTGGAGAGAATCGACGAGTGCACATACGCGCGCTCCATGCGCAAGAAATGAAATTTTCTGGACGGTAGAATACAAAGTTAAAAGAGTGAGAGCTCGGTACACCAGCCGTCAAACCTTTTGACCAGCGCAGTGCATGACAGTTGGGGGCGGGGACATGGAGCCAAGTGACAGCCAATCGCCACGCGATGTTAAACAATAACTATTTCTAATTGGAGGAATCGTAGCTCTCAATAGAAAGTCACTAATAAAGCGCGTCGTGAGGCTTATTAATAAAAATGCGCTGATATCAGCATTGTTTTCCCCACGATACACATCTCAGTCGCATGGGAATATAGGCACGTACTCATTTACACTGAAATATGCATGATTCCCAAGTTACAACGAGGCTAAAATACATTTACACAAATTGTTTcaaattaatttttatttaacacTTGGTAATTTGGGCGGAAAGGATCAAGCCTTTTACAACATACTTTTTCAGACCCACGCCTGATGGTAACATGATTCAAGACCATTAATAATTTACTACTGGCGTAATATAGCGTTGTGTCTGTGTGGAGATAACCTACTGCTACTGAGAAGACCTGAAGTGTTTCCAAGGTCATTCGTAGCACGGAATGTCTTTTGGGTTCTAACCTGTATGCTTTGTTTGGTAGTTTGTAAAGGCTGTATGGCTTACATTGTATAGTTATAGTCATAACGTGCATACTTCTTATCAGTTGTTTTTGTTATCTTCATTATTAtctggatttttttgtttttctaatacaAATTAGAAATTGCATGATTTTAGCGTCTAACTATTACTTCTGGTTTCAAATATGACCTGAATGGAAATAATTCATATCATAAATTGCAGTATTGCTCACaatctgagctttttttttttctcgtctgcAGCAAAATTCACAATTAAGGGACGGGATGAAAATGTTTCTGGAGCAACAGTGACCTCTAAAGGCACAAAGCGGTAACTCAATTTAGTTAGGTCTTTGAAACATCAGTGCAAAGGTCACCAACTCCGGTCCTCCAGGGCCCTATACGGGATGTTTTGGATATTTTTCTCCCCCAACAcacttgattcaaatgatcagcttcATGAGCAAGCTCTGCAGAAGCCGTATTATGATACTGACCGTTTGAATCAGGTGTCTTAGAGAAGAGAAGCATCTAAATTATGCAGAATAGGGACCCACAATGACCagagttggtgacccctgcttcaGTGTGTACACCTTATCGGGTTAAACTGGATTTGACTTATTCATAATTAATTTGACAACTTCATTACTTTTCATGCACAATTAATAGCTTGAATACTGCCACTTGCTATCAAACGACAAATCGTGGCTCAGCTTGTAAACGTCacatgagctgtgattggttcttACCTAAGCCCTGAGCACATGTGACATTGTTTCCatttgacagcaagtggcaaaatacaAAAGATGTTAATTACACATGAAAAATATCAAATTAGGTCTATTAACTTTTTACCGCTGAAATTGGCGAAATAAGCAAATTATTTCATATGAACTGCAATACAACATTTAAATAATCTCTTCATTTAACAAAGGTGTAAAGCCAGACaataataaaaagcaaaattttattcaattacatttatttttaattgctcAGGAGGACAAAAAAATCTGCATTACTTTAGTGATGATTAGGAGATATCACTTATTTTGCTGCAACATTTTCTGAGTTGTCCTCTGGCATACGGTCTATTCATAATGGAACTAGCTATACGTATGGTGTGTTAAAAGACATTGTGAGCAAACTGTGCGTCGACATGTTTCTTTAAAGCATGCATCATCTTATAGTACATTCAAGGACTTTTATGGTACATTTACTTGATTGCTTCTTGGTAATAGTTCTCATTGTGTGCCCAAATAATGTTCTCTAATACAATGACTTATCCTTGAATCTGTGAGAATGTCATGTCCTTTTTTCGGTCAAAAGCATGTTCTATGTAAGAGATGAATGATTGTCAAGGGGGGCAGCAGTAGCTCATCGCTTTGTTCGGACTTAGACCCACGTGAGAGGGAAAAGGATGGATAGATGCAGAGTTTCCGCTCGTGTGATTCCCTTGAGCAAAGCACAAAGCATCCCTTTTACACTCCAACTAAAATTTTGGAGTGCAACGTGACCTGATTACTCTGAATCGTCCAAACTGGGAGCCTCTCACATTAAGAAGTTCCAAAGTAGCATTAACTGAAGAAGCGTGTTTTTGGTGTTGGAAGACGTGACAGTACATTAGGAAATCATGCAAGCATGGGGAATAATATCAGAATCAGTTTTATtggcaagtttgtgcatgccaaacaaggaatttgactccaacTGATCTCAGGTTAATATGCAAACTTTACACAGGAAGGTCGCAGCATTAATCCTTAGATGCAGATACTATAATAACCAATTGTCCAACTCACccttaaatccatccatccatccatccatccatccatccatccatccatccatccatccatccatccatccatccatccatccatccatccatccatccatccatccatccatccatccatccatccatccatccatccatccatccatccatcatctgtacCGCTTGGCCCCACACCCAAAACACCCAAATTACTGtgcaaaataatataaaaaagaaGTTACACATTACATAGAAGTAGTATGGTGCTGGCGAAAATATGGAGGCAAGTACAGTACTATATGAATATGAAGATGCTGCAAAAGTAGTTATCAATCATGCTGATCATTTTTTGGTGATTATAAGGCAAACGCAACCCAGGAAACGGATTTCTCCTAATCGGCGTGAACTGGATGACAAATCAAGCGCACGTCTTTTGAGCCAGCGCGGTACGACATGTGCTTATCCGGGTACCTCTGTATAACGTATTTACTAACGCCAACCTTCTGATTGGCtgctttcagttaagctttgctctgtttctttctcctttttctttgacATGGTCTTCAGTACTTTACTTTTACGCACACTGTGCAGCTAATTCCACCAGAGTTGAGGTTTGCAGGTTTTAAAGTCATTCAAAGGAAACATGTAAACACGGCCTAAAAACCACACTACTGAAACGTGACAGCAAAAGCGTTGCATAATAGTCTGTGCTGACCAATCACAGCGTCGCGATCTTTGTTGAAGGTATTCCAATGGGAGGAGATGTTGACACACAAGGATGGAAAGGAGAGCTTTACCTGGCTCATAAGACAGCTTCGCGCAATCCTTTTATCTGCAAATAGGTCGCTAGATTTAATGCATGTCTTGTTTGACACGACGCATGCTTCGGGGGACGACATTGAAACTTAAAACGGGATTTTGTGTCGGATTCATGCTCGCCTTCAGAAACAACATTGACAGGGATGTATTTATAGCGCAACGGGAAAGGATTTGTTTTGGTGTGCGCGTTTAATTTTCTCCGCGTGCTGTGGTTTTCTGCCGTCCACAAACATGCGGCCACTGTGAGGAGAATTGAATGGAGCTCAGTTAACTTTAGCACAAGCGCTAATTTATCTTTGGCAATTCATTTGCATTGCAAGATTTGTCCGTCTGCTGCCCCAGCCCACACGTCCCGCCCCCATTGTATATAATCTGCATTCGTGTAGTGCGCTGTCAATATGGTGGCCAATGCTATCCACTGGTTCCGAAAGGGACTGAGGCTGCACGACAATCCGTCTTTAAGGGATTCTATACGAGGGGCCCACAGTTTACGCTGCATCTACATCCTGGACCCTTGGTTTGCTGGCTCGTCAAACGTGGGCATCAACAGGTGGAGGTAAGTTTGTCTTTTGCGGAAATCTGCTTATTCTATTGGAAGAATACTAACTGTCGAATTGTCATTCTATTTCCCGATGGATTTTAGTAAGTTTACCTTCTGTAGTCTGGAGCAATGCTTGTCATTATGATTAGCAGTTATACTTATCAGCCACACGAGGGCGTGCGTGTAACGTtttctggtggggttcggtacctccaacaaggttaagaaccactgctttagagTCTTCAACTAATGTTGTCAAATCGATACAGCAAAGAACAGTGTCAATAAAAAACATAGTCTTGCTGCCCACTTGTTTATATTTGGTATAAAGTTGTTGATGTGACCCTATTCAACAGAAGAAGTACAGTTTTATATGACACACATCCTCTCTGATTGTTTGCAGGTTTCTGTTACAGTGCTTAGAGGATCTAGATGCCAGTCTGCGTAAACTCAACTCCCGCCTCTTTGTCATTCGAGGTCAACCCACGGATGTCTTCCCCAGGCTATTTAAGGTAGATTTAATGCAACAAAGTTGACGGCGTAGCAGTTAAGGgtacaatttgtttttgttttttgcacacAGCTTTGTcttgatgatggatggatggatggatggatggacggatggacggatagaCGGATAGAcggatagacagatagatagatagatagatagatagatagatagatagatagatagatagatagatagatagatagatagatagatagatagatagatagatagatagatagatagatagatagatgcttGTATTATCCTGCAGGGAATTTGAAAATCTCATGTAAGTTGACATGGCATGCAGCTTCCAAATCAGCAATGATCATAGTCTTTACAACAGTAGTTTTATATCCAAACAACTAGATGTGTTAATGAACACAACTGTATGTTACAATTTCCTTTTGACATAAGAGTCCATGGctgaggaaaataaaaacatgtaccAATGTAAAATATGTCACATAATGTCACAGTGTACATGGTCGTTGGCAAGTCAGACACATAACCTACTGTAATTTCTGTAAATCTTTTTGCAGCATGATGCTCAGTAAAAGTTAATAAAGAACCCTTGTCACATTAAAGCCACCAGGTTCTGGATATGGGAAAAATGTAGTGGCGGGAACATACAGTATAGTAAAATAAATTGTTCCAACACTGCAGAGACAAGTTTGTGAAGTCCCTATCTTTGACATTTCTAAAGTCTCAAATTTATTTTagatatattttcattttctttccagGAATGGCAGATAACTCATTTATCCTATGAATATGACTCAGAGCCTTTTGGCAAGGAACGTGACGCTGCTATTCAAAAGCTAGCCACCGAGGCAGGGGTTGAGGTCACGGTGCAGGTTTCGCACACCCTCTATGATTTAGACAAGTGAGTGATCGAACACAAAAGTATTTACTTTCCATTTGTGTATGTTGGATTGAGTATAATGAGGAATTTTGTGTTTAATTCCGTTCCTAAAGGATCATAGAAGCTAATGGTGGTCAACCTCCTCTTACATACAAGCGCTTCCAGGGACTCCTCAGTTGTATGGATGCTGTACACTCTCCGGTAGAGACCATCACGTTGGAAGTTCTCAAAAATTGCGCAACACCCATCAGTGAGGACCATGATGACAAATTTGTGGTGCCGTCACTGGAGGAACTTGGTAAGATTTTGAGCTTATGCTTGTCTGATTTTGCTGCTAGATTTATAATTAATGCATCTTCCTCAGGTTTTGAGACTGAGGGCCTACCAACAGCAGTTTGGCCTGGTGGAGAAACAGAAGCCCTCTTAAGACTAGAGAGACATCTTGAGAGAAAGGTACAAAGACCAAAACAGGTTAAACATGTCCAAAAGCTCACTATTTTACCATAGTGGACAAACCATACAATTTACAGTTTTACCTGAAGTTTTACTTTTTATTGGACCTCGATATGGGCATATCATATGCATTATATTtagagcagatttttttttttgtgtgtgtgtattcccaCCCATTCACTTAATAAGACTGATTACTGCACAAAAGATCCAAATTTGACAAAACAGAGTTCCCCCGCCTTCTAGAAAAACAGGAAAATGATCAATCAATTTTTCAGTCATGGAAAACACATGAAAAATAGGAGGAGGGGGGTAAAAATGTCCTGGAAAAGTGTAAATTGTCCTGGCAAATTACTTTTCTATCCTCTGCTTCTCCCTGCCTTGTGGGTGATCTTGTGCCTGTTTGCAGGCATGGGTAGCAAATTTTGAACGTCCTCGAATGAGCGCCAACTCGCTCCTGGCAAGTCCTACAGGCCTCAGCCCCTACCTTCGCTTTGGATGCCTGTCTTGCCGACTCTTCTATTTCAAGCTTACTGACCTGTACATGAGGGTAATGAGGGAATTATTGTTGGTCTTTTAATAGAACCCATCACGAGATgaggttattaaaaaaaaaaaataataataataataattgtttgTCAAATAGGTGAAAAAGAGCAGCACACCGCCGCTTTCCTCGTATGGCCAACTGCTATGGAGGGAGTTCTTCTACACATCCGCTACCAAGAACTCTTGTTTTGATAAGATGGAGGGAAACCCTGTATGTGTCTTGATACCCTGGGAACGAAACCAAGAGGCGCTCGCCAAATGGGCGGAGGGACGGACAGGCTTTCCTTGGATAGATGCCATTATGACCCAGCTGAGGCAGGAGGGTTGGATCCACCATTTGGCCAGACACGCTGTGTCCTGCTTCCTCACCAGGGGCGACCTCTGGATCAGCTGGGA harbors:
- the cry1b gene encoding cryptochrome-1b — translated: MVANAIHWFRKGLRLHDNPSLRDSIRGAHSLRCIYILDPWFAGSSNVGINRWRFLLQCLEDLDASLRKLNSRLFVIRGQPTDVFPRLFKEWQITHLSYEYDSEPFGKERDAAIQKLATEAGVEVTVQVSHTLYDLDKIIEANGGQPPLTYKRFQGLLSCMDAVHSPVETITLEVLKNCATPISEDHDDKFVVPSLEELGFETEGLPTAVWPGGETEALLRLERHLERKAWVANFERPRMSANSLLASPTGLSPYLRFGCLSCRLFYFKLTDLYMRVKKSSTPPLSSYGQLLWREFFYTSATKNSCFDKMEGNPVCVLIPWERNQEALAKWAEGRTGFPWIDAIMTQLRQEGWIHHLARHAVSCFLTRGDLWISWEEGMKVFEELLLDADWSVNAGSWMWLSCSSFFQQFFHCYCPVGFGRRADPNGDYIRRYLPILRGFPAKYIYDPWNAPDELQKAAKCVIGVHYPKPMVNHAEASRVNIERMKQIYQQLSSYSGLCLLATVPHNPNSGTNDNMGGVNPRTSQGPEGSSEDASIRKGTYQPGELNADRGQLRHKRRNEEGQTKNHSKSLRPSK